Proteins from a genomic interval of Chryseobacterium indologenes:
- a CDS encoding DoxX family protein, with protein MKKFIQTITNTSLEGKLIHIALLIFRIALSLELIFAHGLKKLGIGVAEAERVPNPLNLPEAFNSLFADAANLFFPVFVILGFLTRAAVLPILAVTLTGYFVLHWNDALLIKDTPFMYSLCYLFLLFVGPGKYSIDHYIRKKLQ; from the coding sequence ATGAAAAAGTTCATCCAAACCATCACCAATACGAGCCTTGAAGGAAAATTAATTCACATTGCATTATTGATTTTCAGAATAGCACTATCATTAGAATTAATCTTTGCTCACGGACTGAAAAAACTCGGAATAGGTGTTGCGGAAGCAGAAAGGGTTCCCAATCCATTAAATCTTCCGGAAGCATTCAACAGTCTTTTTGCTGACGCCGCTAACTTGTTTTTTCCTGTATTTGTCATCTTAGGATTCTTGACAAGAGCAGCAGTTTTACCAATATTAGCGGTGACTTTAACCGGATATTTTGTCCTTCATTGGAATGATGCTTTACTGATAAAAGATACACCGTTTATGTATAGTTTATGTTATTTGTTTCTGCTTTTTGTGGGCCCGGGGAAATATTCTATTGATCATTATATAAGAAAAAAATTACAATGA
- a CDS encoding amidohydrolase → MKSLHKILFSMVLGAGLMNAQKADLIVTNGKITTMDDKNPEVQAVAIKDHKIFRTGTNAQILKLKGSSTKLIDAKGNRVIPGLFDSHLHVIRGGRFYNTELRWDGVKTLKRALEMLKEQAQRTPKGQWVRVIGGWNEYQFEEKRLPTLAEINEATGEVPTFVMYLYGKAWLNKAGLKELNINGDTPNPSQGLIEKDSNGDPTGLLVAEPNAFILYSTLAKLPELSEAEKENSTLQYMTELNRLGVTAVMDAGGGFQNFPDDYGTTDALNKQGKITVRLPYYLFAQKKGSELSDYTKWTGMVDIDDHGHNDHNEIDYHVNGGGENLVSDGADFENFLFPRPELPATMEKNMKDVVSLLVKKRWPFRIHATYNESITRFLNVIEEVNRETPLNGLVWFIDHAETVSEENMKRIKTMGGGIAVQHRMAYQGESFIHRYGKKAALASPPVKKMLEMGIPVGLGTDGTRVASYNPWVALYWVTSGKTLGGTQVMAKENALDRKTALSLSTFGGYELIKDYEKGKIKEGYFADLTILDRDYFSVNEEEIKDITSKLTIVDGKVVYGDETYKHVAPASLPVLPEWSPVKYYGGYQTK, encoded by the coding sequence ATGAAATCACTACATAAAATTCTATTCTCAATGGTGTTAGGAGCAGGATTGATGAATGCTCAGAAAGCTGACTTAATTGTAACCAACGGAAAAATAACAACGATGGATGATAAAAATCCGGAAGTTCAGGCAGTTGCCATTAAAGACCATAAAATTTTCCGTACAGGAACGAATGCTCAGATTTTAAAACTAAAAGGAAGTTCTACAAAATTAATTGATGCTAAAGGAAACAGAGTGATTCCCGGATTATTTGATAGCCATTTACATGTAATTCGTGGAGGAAGATTTTATAACACAGAGCTTCGGTGGGATGGGGTGAAAACCTTGAAAAGAGCTTTAGAGATGCTGAAAGAGCAGGCTCAGAGAACACCGAAAGGACAATGGGTAAGAGTGATTGGTGGCTGGAATGAATATCAGTTTGAAGAAAAAAGACTGCCCACTTTGGCAGAAATCAACGAAGCAACGGGTGAGGTCCCAACTTTTGTAATGTATCTCTACGGAAAAGCCTGGTTGAATAAAGCTGGTTTAAAGGAATTAAATATTAACGGTGACACCCCCAATCCGTCTCAGGGTTTAATTGAAAAAGACAGCAACGGAGACCCGACTGGTTTGTTGGTGGCAGAGCCTAATGCATTTATTCTGTATTCAACTTTAGCAAAATTACCTGAATTATCAGAGGCAGAAAAAGAAAATTCTACCTTACAGTATATGACTGAACTCAATCGTCTTGGAGTAACTGCTGTGATGGATGCGGGCGGTGGTTTTCAGAATTTTCCGGACGACTACGGAACAACGGATGCTCTGAATAAGCAGGGAAAGATTACGGTTAGATTACCTTATTATCTGTTTGCTCAAAAGAAAGGTTCTGAATTGTCTGATTATACAAAATGGACCGGAATGGTTGATATTGATGACCACGGGCATAATGACCATAATGAAATTGATTATCATGTGAATGGAGGGGGAGAAAACCTGGTTTCAGATGGTGCCGATTTTGAAAATTTTCTTTTTCCAAGACCGGAATTACCTGCAACAATGGAGAAAAATATGAAAGATGTGGTGAGTCTTTTGGTAAAAAAAAGATGGCCTTTCAGAATTCACGCAACCTATAATGAAAGTATTACAAGGTTTTTAAATGTCATTGAAGAAGTCAATAGAGAGACCCCTTTGAACGGATTGGTCTGGTTTATTGACCATGCTGAAACAGTGTCTGAAGAAAACATGAAAAGAATTAAGACCATGGGCGGAGGTATTGCAGTGCAACACAGAATGGCCTATCAGGGGGAAAGTTTCATCCATCGCTATGGTAAAAAAGCTGCTTTGGCTTCTCCACCGGTAAAGAAAATGCTTGAAATGGGAATTCCGGTTGGGCTGGGAACAGACGGAACGAGAGTGGCAAGTTATAATCCGTGGGTTGCTTTATATTGGGTTACTTCAGGAAAAACTTTGGGTGGAACTCAGGTTATGGCAAAAGAAAACGCTCTGGACAGAAAAACAGCTTTATCACTTTCTACTTTTGGAGGGTATGAGCTTATAAAGGATTATGAAAAAGGAAAAATCAAAGAAGGATATTTCGCAGACCTTACTATTTTAGACAGAGATTATTTCAGTGTTAATGAAGAAGAAATTAAAGATATTACTTCAAAATTAACCATTGTGGACGGAAAAGTAGTGTATGGAGACGAAACATACAAACATGTTGCTCCGGCTTCGCTTCCTGTACTTCCAGAATGGTCTCCTGTAAAATATTACGGCGGATATCAGACCAAATAA
- a CDS encoding hydrolase: MKKLILTFAAVVVSVTAFAQNAGKSMLNPTNHALVLIDHEGQMAFATKSISMEELRNNVALISGGSKIFNIPTVVTTVAEKSFAGPVFPEISEIYPEVTSRYVDRTTMNTWEDVNAHKAITGKNKKKLVLAGLWTSVCVVGPALSAIDEGYEVYIITDASGDISKEAHDQAVTRMVQAGAHPITSVQYVLELQRDWSRKETYKPVNDLMKKYGGAYGLGIQYAQDMLKH, encoded by the coding sequence ATGAAAAAGTTAATCTTAACATTCGCAGCAGTAGTAGTATCGGTAACCGCATTCGCTCAGAACGCAGGGAAATCAATGCTGAATCCAACAAACCACGCTTTGGTTTTAATTGACCACGAAGGACAGATGGCATTCGCAACAAAAAGCATCAGCATGGAAGAACTGAGAAATAACGTAGCCTTAATTTCCGGAGGTTCTAAGATCTTCAATATTCCTACAGTGGTAACTACAGTAGCAGAAAAATCGTTCGCAGGGCCAGTTTTTCCTGAAATTTCAGAAATTTATCCTGAAGTAACAAGTAGGTATGTGGACAGAACTACGATGAACACTTGGGAAGATGTAAATGCTCATAAAGCCATCACAGGAAAAAATAAAAAGAAACTGGTTTTAGCAGGTCTGTGGACAAGCGTTTGTGTGGTAGGTCCGGCTTTATCTGCTATTGATGAAGGGTATGAGGTGTATATCATCACAGATGCTTCTGGTGATATCTCTAAAGAAGCTCACGATCAGGCGGTTACAAGAATGGTTCAGGCCGGTGCACATCCAATTACATCCGTTCAGTATGTTCTTGAATTACAGAGAGATTGGTCTAGAAAAGAAACATATAAACCAGTGAATGATTTAATGAAAAAATATGGTGGTGCTTACGGTTTAGGAATCCAGTATGCACAGGATATGCTTAAACACTAA